A region of Thermoplasmataceae archaeon DNA encodes the following proteins:
- a CDS encoding chromate resistance protein, whose product MKWVTREKAKVDRIACPWVISRFVDKEAKFFFVPKEQVLKFARDNGAIAFDTPGAELMHYEENGYEYVSFDAVIKKYKLHDPALLELAKIVRSADAEPPDAKPEGVGLEAAALGFRIIAKDDHENMKLQFPMYDALYAYCKWRIEEGGKLEHSI is encoded by the coding sequence ATGAAATGGGTCACAAGAGAGAAGGCAAAGGTAGATCGAATAGCATGCCCTTGGGTTATAAGCAGATTTGTTGATAAGGAAGCTAAGTTCTTTTTTGTGCCCAAGGAACAGGTCCTGAAATTCGCCAGGGATAACGGTGCAATAGCCTTCGACACTCCAGGAGCGGAGTTGATGCATTACGAGGAAAATGGGTATGAATACGTCAGTTTCGATGCGGTCATTAAGAAATACAAACTCCATGATCCCGCACTTCTGGAGCTGGCAAAAATTGTAAGATCGGCGGACGCCGAGCCTCCCGATGCAAAACCAGAAGGTGTTGGGCTGGAAGCCGCTGCCTTAGGGTTCCGGATAATAGCGAAGGATGACCATGAGAACATGAAACTCCAGTTCCCGATGTACGATGCCCTTTATGCATACTGTAAGTGGAGGATCGAAGAGGGGGGAAAACTTGAGCATTCCATATAA
- a CDS encoding MFS transporter: MFEDLNSSPLRAFHFRNIIVNGVGVFSDSYNLYAFSLVYYTAAQFLGLDSVQKSLITASAFYGAALGAVLFGVVADRIGRKPMYGIDLALIFVGSIAQLFIYNFPTLFLSRFAMGFGIGGDYVMSPVIMAENANSRDRGKLMATTFSIMYLMGATMAAFVLQVTAPILPVSISWRVVLSFGSIPALLVIYYRRRIPETTRFLTRVRGQVPKETQDMTLSEQNRSGKDVITFKARLLTSLPVIITGSILWVLYDTYSTTFTVYGPITIASALGLTPITFTYAAVFMAGLPGTILSLILIDRIGRKKLVAIGYAGVFASLLLFAILLIHPSFFGLYGSMLVPGLVGVAAGLGFTFYLFNYLFSALGPATVIGGTIIVPELLPTKVRASGQGINVSIDRLANALVITAFTTLIAFVGLGYIVLIYAMIAIGSSILMFRAVPEAKGKTLEELASESPV, translated from the coding sequence GTGTTCGAGGACCTGAACAGCAGCCCCCTGAGAGCATTTCACTTCAGAAATATCATTGTAAACGGCGTCGGTGTCTTTTCCGACTCGTACAACCTTTATGCATTTTCACTTGTATACTATACGGCAGCACAATTCCTTGGCCTGGATAGTGTGCAGAAATCACTTATTACGGCCTCCGCATTCTATGGAGCAGCCCTGGGTGCAGTATTGTTCGGTGTGGTAGCGGACAGGATCGGAAGAAAGCCCATGTATGGCATAGACCTTGCCCTGATTTTTGTCGGATCCATCGCGCAGCTCTTCATATATAATTTCCCAACCCTCTTCCTTTCGAGGTTTGCCATGGGATTCGGCATTGGTGGAGATTATGTGATGTCACCGGTAATCATGGCTGAAAATGCAAACTCCAGAGACAGGGGAAAACTCATGGCTACAACCTTCTCAATAATGTATCTTATGGGAGCGACGATGGCCGCCTTTGTATTGCAGGTAACGGCCCCCATTCTGCCGGTTTCAATTTCGTGGAGGGTGGTCCTATCCTTTGGCTCTATTCCCGCACTGCTAGTCATTTATTACAGGAGAAGGATACCGGAAACAACAAGGTTTCTCACACGCGTCAGGGGCCAGGTCCCCAAAGAAACGCAGGACATGACTCTTTCTGAGCAAAATAGATCGGGCAAAGATGTGATTACTTTCAAGGCAAGACTATTGACTTCGCTTCCGGTCATAATCACTGGTTCAATTCTCTGGGTGTTATACGATACCTATTCCACGACGTTCACGGTTTATGGGCCGATCACCATAGCATCTGCACTTGGGCTCACTCCCATAACCTTTACCTATGCTGCAGTTTTTATGGCAGGTTTGCCAGGGACTATTCTGTCGCTGATTCTCATTGACCGTATAGGCAGGAAGAAGCTGGTTGCCATTGGATATGCTGGTGTGTTTGCCTCCCTGCTGCTATTTGCCATTCTACTTATTCACCCATCCTTTTTTGGATTGTATGGAAGCATGCTAGTCCCTGGCCTTGTAGGTGTTGCCGCAGGATTGGGATTTACATTTTATCTTTTCAATTACCTATTTTCGGCACTGGGACCAGCAACCGTCATAGGCGGAACCATAATAGTTCCTGAGCTCCTACCAACGAAGGTCAGGGCAAGTGGACAGGGCATAAATGTATCCATCGATCGTCTCGCCAATGCCCTTGTGATCACGGCCTTTACTACACTTATAGCGTTCGTTGGTCTCGGATACATCGTGCTGATCTACGCGATGATAGCGATTGGGTCCAGCATCCTGATGTTTCGTGCGGTGCCAGAAGCAAAGGGGAAAACCCTGGAAGAGCTCGCAAGTGAGTCTCCCGTATGA